From the genome of Scytonema hofmannii PCC 7110, one region includes:
- a CDS encoding ATP-binding protein — protein sequence MTNYEQLHIPGSIQPHGVLLALSPQLEILQVSNNTQKHLGKKPEDLLGQPLSTLLNATQLEGIQTFLQQQEGTINSFKLSIFTDAGEKYFDGIFNFTEQIWILELEPIDSLTQMSFFSFHALTSGAIAKMQKTSNLRDFVQLVASEVRKITEFDRVMVYQFDSLGAGIVIAEDKREDLPPLLGLHYPATDIPNEARALYTRCLLRFIPNFQAQPVGLIPVYNPQTQQPLDLSCALLRSVHPCCIEYHQNMGVAAMLVVPLIREQTLWGLISCHHQSVKFLTWEVRKICEFLGQIVSSELVHKVSQSEFDYEVKLKSLQTEFIESISQADNFREALISPKPRLLDLVDAKGSAVCLDNDITLVGTTPSLEDVRTLIEWADSQISDNLFSTNSLPQLCPEALTFKDTASGLLLLRISKVRRYYILWFRPEVIQTVTWAGNPNVSVKVDANGGVTLSPRKSFEKWQETVRLTSLPWKSCELDSALALRNAIVGIVISKADELAKINHELEQSNRELASFAYAASHDLKEPLRGIYNYSNVLLEDYAHVLDEDGIDYLQTVVFLSQRMETLINALLRLSVLGQAELQRQPTNLNELLEGAIAVFYASYPHANLEILINRDLPTIECDPVLVGEVFSNLIINAFKYNNKAEKQVEIGFLEEAHSPIFFIRDNGIGIPEHHYQTIFRLFKRLHSQEKYGGGTGAGLAIAKKIVERHCGQIWVESTLGVGSTFYLTFGSVNI from the coding sequence ATGACGAACTACGAACAACTTCATATCCCTGGCTCAATTCAACCTCATGGTGTTTTGCTGGCATTGAGTCCTCAGCTAGAAATTTTGCAAGTTAGCAATAATACCCAAAAACACTTAGGTAAAAAGCCAGAAGATTTACTCGGTCAACCCCTCAGCACTTTACTCAACGCAACACAACTTGAAGGTATCCAAACATTCTTGCAACAACAAGAAGGTACGATTAATTCCTTCAAACTGTCAATTTTCACCGATGCAGGAGAAAAGTACTTTGACGGCATTTTTAACTTTACGGAACAGATATGGATTCTTGAGCTAGAACCCATTGACTCTCTCACGCAAATGAGTTTTTTCAGCTTCCATGCTTTAACAAGTGGGGCGATCGCCAAAATGCAAAAAACATCAAACCTCAGAGATTTTGTGCAATTAGTAGCATCGGAAGTCCGAAAAATTACAGAGTTTGACCGAGTGATGGTCTATCAATTTGACTCATTGGGAGCGGGGATCGTCATTGCTGAAGATAAACGAGAGGATTTACCACCACTCCTTGGGCTGCATTATCCCGCAACAGATATTCCCAACGAAGCAAGGGCATTATACACGCGCTGTTTGCTCCGATTTATTCCCAATTTTCAGGCTCAACCTGTTGGTCTCATCCCAGTCTACAATCCCCAAACGCAACAGCCATTAGATTTAAGCTGCGCTTTACTGAGAAGCGTACATCCTTGTTGTATTGAATACCATCAAAATATGGGTGTAGCAGCCATGCTGGTTGTACCGCTGATTCGGGAACAAACACTTTGGGGGTTGATTTCCTGCCATCACCAAAGTGTCAAATTTTTGACTTGGGAAGTCAGGAAGATTTGTGAGTTTTTAGGACAAATTGTATCATCAGAGTTAGTCCACAAAGTGAGTCAGTCAGAATTTGACTATGAGGTAAAGCTTAAATCATTACAAACTGAATTTATAGAATCCATCTCCCAAGCAGATAATTTTAGAGAAGCACTTATTTCCCCCAAACCTCGCTTGCTAGATTTAGTTGATGCAAAAGGCTCTGCAGTTTGTCTGGATAATGACATCACTCTTGTGGGAACAACTCCAAGTCTTGAGGACGTTCGCACCCTCATTGAATGGGCAGATTCTCAAATTAGCGACAATTTGTTTTCCACCAATTCTTTACCACAGCTTTGTCCAGAGGCTCTTACCTTCAAGGATACTGCTAGTGGTTTGCTGCTCTTACGGATTTCCAAAGTGCGGCGCTATTACATCCTTTGGTTTCGTCCAGAGGTGATTCAAACAGTGACTTGGGCGGGTAATCCAAATGTATCAGTAAAGGTTGATGCCAATGGGGGCGTGACCCTTTCGCCTCGAAAATCTTTTGAAAAATGGCAGGAAACAGTTCGATTGACTTCCTTACCTTGGAAATCGTGCGAACTTGATAGCGCTCTTGCTTTAAGAAATGCGATAGTGGGGATCGTTATTTCCAAAGCAGATGAGTTAGCCAAAATCAACCATGAGTTGGAGCAAAGTAATCGAGAGCTTGCATCTTTTGCCTATGCTGCATCCCACGATTTAAAAGAACCTCTGCGGGGTATTTATAACTACTCAAATGTTTTACTGGAAGATTACGCTCACGTACTTGATGAGGATGGAATTGATTACTTACAAACAGTGGTCTTTTTATCCCAGAGGATGGAAACTCTGATTAATGCTTTGTTACGCCTCTCGGTGTTAGGTCAAGCAGAACTTCAGCGACAACCGACGAATCTCAACGAATTGCTTGAAGGAGCGATCGCTGTCTTTTACGCAAGCTATCCCCACGCTAACCTTGAGATTCTCATAAATAGAGATTTACCCACAATTGAATGCGATCCGGTTCTTGTCGGTGAAGTTTTTAGTAACTTAATCATCAATGCTTTCAAGTACAACAATAAAGCCGAAAAACAGGTTGAGATTGGTTTTTTGGAAGAAGCCCACTCCCCAATCTTCTTCATCCGAGATAATGGCATAGGCATTCCAGAACACCATTATCAAACTATCTTTCGTCTCTTCAAGCGTCTCCACTCGCAAGAAAAATATGGTGGGGGAACAGGTGCGGGTCTGGCTATTGCCAAGAAAATTGTTGAGCGTCACTGTGGTCAAATCTGGGTTGAGTCTACTTTAGGTGTTGGCTCAACGTTCTATTTGACTTTCGGATCGGTTAATATTTGA
- a CDS encoding ATP-binding protein has translation MPDSRKLLIIDDCAEDRRIYRRYLLKDPHQSYEILEADSARDGLALSQTMLCDVILLDFCLPDLSGLEILDKLKQAKFEVAPSVIVLSGHGNEEVAAQAIQKGAQDYLVKQRLKPDALQSAVRNAIKRSHSQSLLNKTRERQRLVATTALRIRQSLNLEQILTTTVAEVQQLLQCDRVTIYQFFPQTDSNEIEKFVEFCKQELCLWQGIVENRNLEFQQVISKVCETGSSINCRHLLNCQTLCSPSNSHSSYEEKLLQPQNQETENREIVGFQNSNNASNLVIPITLNCHEEPSSKLWGVLVIHQCTGKRQWQYSEVSTLKELSIHLALAIQQAEQLSQTEADLVKEKKLNAFKSQIITTVSYEYRTPLAAILAAASTLKHYKNRLDELKQQKFLQTIEQKARHMTQLVDDLFLFQKFELSQAKFKPQPIDLVRFLSDLIEEHRHKASDRHKLVFQMTCEPKGFWGDGVLLRQIFASLVSNAIKYSPDGGHIEISLIDRDAQVIVCVKDEGVGIPIEDRENLFQPFCRGSNVDTIPGTGLGLAIALACVELHGGQIVLESQLGQGTRVTVTLPKLGSRE, from the coding sequence ATGCCAGACTCAAGGAAGCTACTCATCATTGATGATTGTGCAGAAGATCGGAGAATATACCGTCGATATCTTTTAAAAGACCCCCACCAGTCTTACGAAATTTTAGAGGCGGATTCTGCAAGGGATGGATTGGCTTTATCTCAGACGATGCTCTGTGATGTGATTTTGCTTGACTTTTGTTTGCCAGATCTGAGTGGGTTGGAAATATTAGATAAATTGAAGCAAGCGAAATTTGAGGTTGCTCCATCTGTGATCGTGTTGTCCGGACATGGCAATGAAGAAGTCGCAGCACAAGCGATACAAAAGGGTGCTCAAGATTACTTGGTCAAGCAACGTCTAAAACCGGATGCTCTACAATCAGCAGTCCGCAACGCAATCAAGCGATCGCACTCCCAATCTCTACTTAACAAAACACGAGAACGACAGCGTCTTGTAGCGACGACGGCTTTAAGAATTCGTCAATCTTTGAATTTAGAGCAAATTTTGACAACGACTGTGGCGGAGGTACAGCAGCTTTTGCAGTGCGATCGCGTCACAATTTATCAGTTTTTCCCACAGACAGATAGCAATGAAATTGAGAAATTCGTTGAGTTTTGTAAGCAAGAACTTTGCTTATGGCAAGGCATTGTTGAAAATAGGAACTTAGAATTTCAACAAGTTATATCTAAGGTTTGTGAAACAGGTTCAAGTATCAACTGTCGCCACCTGTTAAATTGCCAAACTCTTTGCTCACCTTCCAACAGTCACTCAAGTTATGAGGAGAAGTTACTTCAGCCCCAAAATCAAGAAACAGAAAATCGGGAAATTGTCGGTTTTCAAAATAGCAATAATGCTTCAAATTTGGTGATTCCTATAACTTTAAATTGCCATGAAGAACCAAGCTCAAAACTTTGGGGTGTGCTAGTTATCCATCAGTGTACTGGGAAAAGACAATGGCAATACTCAGAAGTATCTACCCTCAAGGAATTGTCTATACATTTAGCGCTGGCAATTCAGCAGGCTGAACAGCTATCTCAAACGGAAGCGGATCTTGTTAAAGAAAAGAAACTCAACGCTTTTAAGTCTCAAATCATCACAACCGTTTCTTACGAGTATCGAACACCTTTGGCTGCTATCTTGGCTGCAGCATCGACCCTAAAGCACTATAAGAATAGACTTGATGAATTGAAGCAACAAAAGTTTCTCCAAACTATTGAACAGAAAGCGCGTCACATGACACAGTTGGTTGATGACTTGTTTCTGTTTCAAAAATTTGAGTTAAGTCAGGCAAAGTTTAAGCCGCAACCAATAGATTTGGTTCGCTTTTTGTCCGATTTAATAGAAGAACACCGACATAAAGCAAGCGATCGCCATAAATTAGTTTTTCAAATGACTTGCGAACCCAAAGGATTTTGGGGTGATGGAGTACTCTTGCGGCAAATTTTTGCGAGCTTAGTGTCTAACGCAATTAAGTACTCTCCTGATGGAGGTCATATAGAAATTAGCCTCATTGACAGGGACGCGCAAGTTATTGTTTGCGTCAAAGATGAGGGAGTTGGGATACCAATAGAAGATAGAGAAAACTTATTTCAGCCTTTTTGTCGTGGCAGTAACGTTGATACAATCCCTGGAACGGGATTGGGATTGGCGATCGCTCTTGCGTGTGTAGAGTTACACGGCGGTCAAATTGTTTTGGAAAGTCAGTTAGGACAAGGAACTCGAGTTACTGTCACGTTGCCAAAGCTAGGGAGTAGGGAGTAG
- a CDS encoding DUF2993 domain-containing protein, producing MQQDSLQTRNPIHIRIVTNVLSTALKLWLKAQVSQVAQLEVEIKASDRQLLSGRIPFVSIFARHAVYQGLHLTKIQIVAENIRVNIGSVLKGQPLKLLDTVPVVGELIQTEEDLNASLSSTLLLSALNDALVQLLPEHKGKSKSVIWQKINLDNSKLVLSATLKEENQPTHLDMSMGLELLSSHELQLKHIQVQSNTAYSLEGIVPELYFDLGSDVDIQELTAIPGKLVCRGRINVNP from the coding sequence ATGCAACAAGACAGTTTACAAACTCGAAATCCAATTCATATCCGCATAGTTACTAACGTGCTTTCAACCGCGCTCAAGCTTTGGTTGAAAGCACAAGTGAGCCAAGTTGCTCAACTTGAAGTAGAAATTAAAGCCAGCGATCGCCAACTCCTTTCCGGACGCATCCCTTTTGTATCTATTTTTGCCCGTCATGCTGTTTACCAAGGTCTCCATCTTACAAAAATTCAGATAGTCGCAGAAAATATTCGCGTCAACATTGGTTCAGTACTCAAGGGACAACCTCTGAAACTGTTAGACACAGTACCAGTGGTAGGCGAGCTGATCCAGACAGAAGAAGACTTGAATGCTTCTCTTTCGTCTACTCTATTATTGAGTGCTTTAAATGATGCTCTGGTTCAACTATTACCAGAACACAAGGGAAAATCCAAGTCAGTGATTTGGCAAAAAATTAACCTGGATAACAGTAAGCTGGTGCTTTCTGCTACCTTAAAGGAAGAAAATCAACCCACTCACTTAGATATGAGTATGGGTTTGGAATTACTAAGTTCCCACGAGTTGCAGTTGAAACACATTCAAGTTCAAAGTAATACAGCATACTCACTTGAGGGGATCGTTCCTGAACTATATTTCGATCTGGGATCGGATGTTGACATCCAAGAATTAACTGCGATCCCAGGTAAGCTAGTGTGTCGCGGACGAATTAACGTCAATCCATAA
- the cbiT gene encoding precorrin-6Y C5,15-methyltransferase subunit CbiT — protein MPSQLWPYITPGIPDELFERLPGIPLSKREIRLLLLSQLRLKPDTVLWDIGAGTGTIPVEAGLLSPNGQIIAVERDEDVANLIRYNCDRFEVKNVKVIEGNAPECLHDINVAPDRVCIEGGRPIQEIMQTAWQYLLPLGRVVATAANLESLFSISQSLSQLQARNVEVVQSAVTRLETKGSSQTFTAVNPIFILSGEKLD, from the coding sequence ATGCCCTCCCAACTTTGGCCTTACATCACTCCTGGTATTCCAGACGAATTGTTTGAGCGTTTGCCGGGAATTCCTTTAAGCAAGCGAGAAATTCGGCTGCTGTTACTTTCCCAACTGCGACTCAAACCCGATACAGTTTTATGGGATATTGGTGCGGGAACAGGTACTATTCCAGTAGAAGCAGGTTTGCTCTCTCCTAACGGGCAAATTATTGCTGTAGAACGAGATGAAGATGTAGCCAATCTGATTCGATACAACTGCGATCGCTTTGAAGTTAAGAATGTCAAAGTTATTGAAGGCAATGCTCCGGAGTGCTTGCACGATATCAATGTTGCTCCTGACCGCGTATGTATTGAGGGGGGTCGTCCCATCCAAGAAATCATGCAAACAGCATGGCAATATTTGCTACCATTAGGTCGAGTTGTTGCCACAGCTGCCAATTTAGAAAGCCTGTTTTCTATTTCTCAAAGCCTTTCTCAATTGCAAGCGAGAAATGTCGAAGTTGTTCAATCGGCTGTCACCCGATTGGAAACAAAAGGTTCTTCACAGACTTTTACTGCTGTCAACCCCATTTTTATCCTCAGTGGTGAGAAACTAGATTAG
- a CDS encoding NYN domain-containing protein, whose translation MQIIPRSQYDREPRLKLEPKQRLNPPQPALFEETGVRSTRSCSWGDVSELEQSQRIAIFIDGANLFYAAMQLNLEIDYTKLLHFLIKGRQLLRAYFYTGVDYTNEKQQGFLLWMSRNGYRVVKKELTQLPNGAKKANLDVEMAVDMITLAKHCDTLVLLSGDGDLAYAVNTVAYRGVQVEVVGLSSMTSESLIRVADCYTDLEDVKQDIQKTRFQNTR comes from the coding sequence ATGCAAATAATTCCACGCTCGCAGTACGATCGAGAGCCACGCTTAAAATTGGAACCCAAGCAACGATTAAATCCACCACAACCCGCCTTGTTTGAGGAAACGGGTGTCAGAAGTACGCGCTCCTGCAGTTGGGGCGATGTCTCAGAACTTGAGCAAAGCCAACGCATCGCCATTTTTATAGATGGCGCAAATTTGTTTTACGCGGCCATGCAACTCAATCTTGAAATTGATTACACCAAACTCCTGCATTTTTTAATCAAGGGGCGTCAATTACTCCGTGCTTACTTCTACACGGGTGTTGATTACACTAACGAAAAACAGCAGGGGTTTCTGCTGTGGATGAGCCGTAATGGTTACCGAGTGGTGAAAAAAGAACTCACTCAACTTCCAAATGGTGCTAAAAAGGCGAATTTGGATGTGGAGATGGCTGTCGATATGATAACCTTGGCAAAACATTGCGACACTTTAGTTCTTTTAAGTGGGGATGGAGACCTGGCTTATGCAGTTAATACTGTCGCTTACCGAGGTGTTCAAGTTGAAGTTGTCGGTCTCAGTTCTATGACGAGCGAATCTCTAATTAGAGTTGCAGATTGCTACACAGATTTGGAAGATGTCAAACAAGACATTCAAAAAACAAGATTTCAAAATACCCGATAA
- a CDS encoding helix-turn-helix domain-containing protein, whose protein sequence is MKWLKRKNKRESTPSPDQQRAEVLAEMGAQLWTRRLEKGLSLEEMVIVTKISRRLLQAIEEGNLSELPEPVYTQGLIRQYADALGFHGVQFSSSYPIGTNRVNFKPIWKTTSDQLRPVHLYVLYIFVIFGSISGLSQFLNTATLQASSSPNNQKVQKARVLESHLTQNKNVQLQTFSQSYNEGQQVQIGVTLKEKSWIKVVADGKIQYEGELPEGTHRIWKAQEQLTVKAGNAGGVLVSVNKEEAKQLGEPGTAKEVTIAAVNPS, encoded by the coding sequence ATGAAGTGGTTAAAAAGAAAAAATAAACGAGAATCAACACCTTCACCAGACCAGCAACGAGCCGAAGTCTTAGCAGAAATGGGTGCTCAGCTTTGGACGCGGCGCTTGGAAAAGGGTTTATCCCTAGAGGAAATGGTTATTGTCACAAAGATTTCCCGAAGATTACTGCAGGCGATCGAAGAAGGTAACTTATCAGAACTGCCAGAGCCAGTATATACCCAAGGTTTAATCCGGCAATATGCCGATGCCCTTGGTTTTCATGGAGTGCAATTCTCCAGCAGTTACCCAATTGGTACCAATCGAGTCAATTTCAAGCCCATTTGGAAAACAACATCAGATCAATTACGTCCCGTTCATCTCTACGTACTCTACATATTTGTCATTTTTGGTTCCATCAGTGGCTTGTCGCAATTTTTAAATACAGCGACTTTGCAAGCAAGTAGCAGCCCAAATAACCAAAAGGTACAAAAAGCCCGTGTTTTGGAATCACATCTGACACAAAATAAAAATGTACAACTTCAAACATTTAGCCAGTCTTATAATGAAGGTCAGCAGGTACAAATTGGTGTAACTTTGAAAGAGAAATCTTGGATCAAAGTCGTCGCTGATGGCAAAATTCAGTACGAGGGTGAGCTACCAGAGGGAACTCACCGCATTTGGAAAGCCCAAGAACAACTCACCGTCAAAGCCGGAAATGCTGGTGGCGTACTTGTGAGCGTTAACAAAGAGGAAGCCAAGCAATTGGGAGAACCAGGAACAGCTAAGGAAGTCACCATCGCTGCTGTGAATCCTTCTTAG
- a CDS encoding phosphatidate cytidylyltransferase: MPWSRIISGIIAIALAMSATILGGWYFTILFAIIIFLGQREYFDLVLAKGMAPAAKTTIVVSQILLVICTLDGNLADAVMPVAGTFICFYLLFQPKMATIADIAASILGLFYTGYLPSYWVRLRALDNTGIAHLPISDYLSKLLDIVHQGDLSLLPQGLTATLLTFLCIWASDIGAYVVGKFFGKTPLSDISPRKTVEGAVFGVFASVVIALIGSYYLKWTKFPFTGVAIGLLIGIAGLLGDLTESMLKRDAGVKDSGQLIPGHGGILDRTDSYIFTAPLVYYFVTLLLPLLNLGIGK, encoded by the coding sequence ATGCCTTGGTCTCGTATTATTAGCGGAATTATTGCAATAGCCCTGGCGATGAGCGCCACTATTTTAGGTGGATGGTACTTCACCATCTTGTTTGCTATTATCATTTTTTTAGGTCAACGAGAATATTTCGATCTGGTGCTAGCCAAAGGTATGGCTCCTGCTGCCAAAACGACTATCGTTGTCAGTCAAATCTTATTAGTCATTTGTACTCTAGATGGTAATTTAGCAGACGCGGTAATGCCCGTAGCTGGAACTTTTATATGTTTTTACTTGCTATTTCAGCCCAAAATGGCAACAATTGCGGATATTGCGGCTTCGATTTTAGGATTATTTTATACTGGTTATTTACCGAGTTACTGGGTGCGTTTGCGAGCGCTTGACAATACAGGCATTGCCCATCTACCTATAAGTGATTACTTATCTAAATTATTAGATATTGTGCATCAAGGAGATTTAAGCTTACTTCCGCAAGGTTTGACAGCAACATTACTCACTTTTTTGTGTATTTGGGCGTCTGACATTGGTGCTTATGTTGTAGGTAAATTTTTTGGAAAAACTCCTTTATCTGACATCAGCCCCAGAAAAACTGTTGAAGGTGCAGTGTTTGGTGTGTTTGCTAGCGTTGTCATTGCCCTTATAGGGTCTTACTACCTGAAGTGGACGAAATTTCCTTTTACAGGTGTAGCCATAGGTTTGTTAATTGGAATTGCGGGTCTATTAGGGGATCTGACTGAATCTATGCTGAAGCGCGATGCTGGAGTTAAAGATTCTGGGCAGTTGATCCCCGGTCATGGAGGTATTTTAGATCGTACCGATAGTTATATTTTTACGGCTCCTTTAGTGTATTATTTCGTAACACTTCTGTTGCCATTACTCAATCTGGGGATTGGGAAGTAG
- a CDS encoding serine/threonine protein kinase has protein sequence MNGQVLGDRYEVQQLMGKKAGRRTLLARDLLTGELVVVKLLSFNSDFEWDDLKLFEREAETLKTLSHPLIPCYLDYFEVDLSTIKGFALVQTYIPAQSLEKYIKAGRTFTENEVKQIAKALLDILIYLHDRKPPTIHRDIKPSNILLTNRSGNNVGQLYVVDFGSVQTAAVGEEGTRTVVGTYGYMPPEQFGGRTVPASDLYSLGATLIYLVTGSHPADLPQKDLRIQFEQAATLSPSLTKWLAWMIQPSLDKRLSSAPEARFALEHPQLLQQSQPTEISFIEWIKEHWYWDGNNWVSKTQQQATKTGQIKLNKSELICQISQPANSKINLNKDENSLEILVPPTGFQPSMIFMALFAIAWNSFILFWTITALFLPFPINIPSVLFSLPFWGAGLQMMSSILFPLFRRSRLKLNRFAICFTWELLGFKYNRIPPAATRDITKVVYTPKTYTNDFQGNRIEIPPKLTIWAGVHEYQLGGRKGLIHSEPEIEWLAYELSNWLGLPLTCE, from the coding sequence ATGAACGGTCAGGTATTGGGCGATCGATACGAAGTACAGCAGCTGATGGGTAAAAAAGCTGGGCGGCGAACGCTTTTGGCTCGCGATCTACTGACAGGAGAGTTGGTAGTCGTCAAACTGCTGTCTTTTAACAGTGACTTTGAATGGGACGATCTCAAGCTGTTTGAGCGGGAAGCTGAAACCCTAAAAACCTTATCACATCCCTTGATTCCTTGCTATCTAGATTATTTTGAGGTGGATTTATCTACCATCAAAGGGTTTGCTCTCGTCCAAACCTATATTCCGGCACAATCTTTAGAGAAGTACATCAAAGCTGGTCGTACTTTTACGGAAAACGAAGTTAAACAAATAGCAAAAGCTCTACTAGACATTCTTATTTATCTACACGATCGCAAGCCTCCTACTATTCATCGCGATATTAAGCCTAGTAACATTTTGTTGACAAATCGTTCGGGAAATAATGTAGGACAGTTATATGTAGTTGATTTTGGCTCAGTGCAAACAGCAGCAGTAGGAGAAGAGGGAACAAGAACTGTTGTAGGTACTTACGGCTATATGCCTCCAGAACAGTTTGGCGGACGCACGGTTCCTGCTTCTGACCTCTACAGTTTAGGTGCTACCTTAATTTACTTAGTCACAGGGTCTCATCCAGCAGATTTACCTCAAAAAGACTTGCGAATTCAATTTGAACAAGCAGCAACCCTCAGTCCAAGTTTAACAAAATGGTTGGCGTGGATGATTCAACCAAGTTTAGACAAACGTTTGAGTTCCGCACCAGAAGCACGGTTCGCTTTAGAACACCCACAGCTTTTACAACAGTCACAGCCAACAGAAATATCCTTTATAGAGTGGATTAAAGAGCATTGGTATTGGGATGGCAATAATTGGGTCAGCAAAACACAACAACAAGCAACAAAAACAGGTCAGATAAAGTTAAATAAAAGCGAACTGATTTGTCAAATTTCTCAACCAGCAAATAGCAAAATTAACTTAAACAAAGATGAGAATAGTTTAGAAATTCTCGTTCCCCCAACTGGTTTTCAGCCATCAATGATTTTCATGGCTTTGTTTGCGATCGCCTGGAATTCATTTATTCTTTTTTGGACAATTACTGCCCTCTTTCTTCCTTTCCCCATCAATATCCCTTCTGTGTTGTTCTCACTTCCTTTCTGGGGTGCTGGTTTGCAGATGATGTCTTCTATTTTATTTCCTTTATTTAGGCGCAGCCGACTCAAGTTAAACCGATTTGCCATCTGCTTTACGTGGGAATTATTGGGATTTAAATACAATCGCATCCCTCCTGCAGCAACAAGGGATATTACCAAGGTCGTTTATACTCCAAAAACCTATACCAACGACTTTCAAGGTAATAGAATAGAGATTCCACCAAAACTGACAATTTGGGCAGGAGTGCATGAGTATCAGCTTGGTGGCAGAAAAGGTCTGATTCACTCCGAACCTGAAATTGAATGGTTAGCTTATGAATTAAGTAATTGGTTGGGTTTGCCTCTGACTTGCGAATGA
- a CDS encoding pseudouridine synthase — MESRLQKILAQWGIASRREAEEMIEQSRVRINGELAHLGQKADPEKDIITVDGELVSVLERPALVYLLLHKPLGVVSTCDDPQRRRTVLDLLPKELRSGKGIHPVGRLDTDTTGALILTNDGDLTFGLTHPRHNVPKTYRVLVEGHPPQEVLKMWHRGVLLEGRKTRPAQVKVIENLAYSTWLEIVLKEGRNRQIRRVAQQLGHPVIRLHRTAIGSIQLQAPGLGLLGVGEYRYLEDVEIRFLKKAVAQVKDLSDDRRQSKF, encoded by the coding sequence ATGGAGTCACGGTTACAAAAGATTCTGGCTCAATGGGGTATAGCCTCCCGCCGTGAAGCTGAAGAGATGATCGAGCAGTCACGAGTGCGGATCAACGGTGAGTTAGCACATTTGGGTCAAAAAGCCGATCCAGAAAAGGATATTATCACTGTTGATGGTGAGCTAGTGTCTGTGTTAGAACGTCCAGCATTGGTGTATCTGTTGTTGCACAAACCACTTGGTGTGGTTTCTACTTGCGACGACCCCCAGAGAAGACGGACAGTGCTAGATTTACTACCCAAAGAATTAAGATCCGGTAAAGGTATTCATCCGGTTGGTCGCCTAGATACCGACACAACAGGAGCATTAATACTCACAAACGATGGAGACTTAACATTTGGGCTAACTCACCCACGCCACAATGTTCCTAAAACTTACCGTGTTTTAGTGGAAGGACATCCTCCGCAAGAAGTGTTAAAAATGTGGCATCGGGGTGTGCTGTTAGAAGGAAGAAAAACACGACCAGCACAAGTCAAAGTGATAGAAAATCTTGCATACTCTACCTGGTTAGAAATTGTGTTAAAGGAGGGGAGAAACCGTCAGATTCGCCGCGTAGCCCAACAGTTGGGACACCCGGTTATCCGACTGCATCGCACAGCCATAGGTTCGATTCAATTGCAAGCACCAGGACTTGGTTTACTTGGTGTGGGTGAGTATCGTTACCTAGAAGATGTTGAAATCCGCTTTTTAAAAAAAGCAGTAGCACAAGTAAAAGATTTGAGTGACGATCGCCGTCAATCAAAGTTTTAG
- a CDS encoding response regulator, with product MPVTKLNEPLLVVEDSNEDFKMLQRLMRRFAVQNPIYRCTNGDEVLDFLYQEGDYQDPGIAPRPSVILLDLNLPGIDGRDLLERLKQDSSLREIPVVVFTTSSNPTDIELCYQKGANGYLIKPMNFQNLQKTIQAFVDYWLEANTSP from the coding sequence ATGCCGGTAACAAAACTTAATGAACCTCTACTTGTTGTTGAGGACAGCAACGAGGACTTTAAGATGTTGCAACGCCTGATGCGGCGTTTTGCTGTTCAAAATCCAATTTATCGCTGTACAAATGGAGACGAGGTTTTAGACTTTCTCTATCAAGAAGGGGATTATCAAGATCCTGGTATAGCGCCACGACCTTCTGTTATCCTGCTAGATCTTAATTTACCAGGTATTGACGGTCGCGATCTTTTAGAACGGCTAAAGCAGGATAGCAGTTTGCGGGAAATTCCTGTCGTTGTTTTTACTACGTCTTCTAATCCTACGGATATTGAATTGTGCTACCAGAAGGGTGCAAATGGCTATTTGATTAAGCCAATGAATTTTCAAAATTTGCAAAAAACAATTCAAGCATTCGTAGATTATTGGCTTGAAGCGAATACGTCTCCTTGA